TGAAATATCAGAGAAAGATTCAGGATATCCAGATTATAAAAGGTAATGTAATGAAAAGAGTTTTGGTTACAGGTGCAAACGGTTTCATAGGAAGGCATGCCATTCCTTTATTAATCGAAAAAGAATTCGAAGTCCATTGCGTTGATATTAAACTCCCGGAAGAAAAGCAACCATATATTAATTGGTATAATATTGATTTAATGGATTCAGGAAAAATGATGGTGTTAATGTCTGATATCAAACCAACACATCTACTGCATTTTGCATGGTTTGCCGTGCCTGGGAAATATTGGACATCGATAGAAAACATACGGTGTGTTGAAGGAAGCTTAAATTTACTGCGTGCTTTTCAAAAGTCGGGTGGACAGCGTATAGTCATGGCTGGAACCTGTGCTGAATATGACTGGAGATATGGATACTGTTCCGAACATATTACTCCGCTTGTTCCTTTAACGCTTTACGGAACATGCAAGAATGCGCTACAGCATATATTAAAAGATTTCTCACAGGTGACAGGAT
The DNA window shown above is from Pseudomonadota bacterium and carries:
- a CDS encoding NAD(P)-dependent oxidoreductase; the encoded protein is MKRVLVTGANGFIGRHAIPLLIEKEFEVHCVDIKLPEEKQPYINWYNIDLMDSGKMMVLMSDIKPTHLLHFAWFAVPGKYWTSIENIRCVEGSLNLLRAFQKSGGQRIVMAGTCAEYDWRYGYCSEHITPLVPLTLYGTCKNALQHILKDFSQVTGLSSAWGRIFFLYGPHENPNRLVSSVILNLIQGKTAPCSHGNQIRDFLYVEDVASAFVSLLESDVRGTVNIASGKPTSLKEMIYGVADMLEKHALVQLGAVSTPQSEPPVLLADVSRLNREVGWHPQVSMVDGLRKTVEWWKMYVGGSIVT